The sequence tgatatttttccttttaatgTTGCTTGGTTCTGCATGGGACGATAGCCTCAAATCATTAGAACATTTGAGGCATGTGTGTCTCTgtgtcatgtactcatgtttATAATAGTTAGCCGAATTTTCAGCTACGCTTTTGTACTACGAAAATATGTAAATGGATTTGACTAAGTATTTTCTGTTAATAATAGCATAACAATTTCAGTGTTTTAACTAGTAATTGTTTTTCATTACAATTGAGGCAAAGAAAAGTGACCGGTAAAACAAATGAAATAGTAAAACATGCATTTTCCCTTAATTTAAATGCTACAGTACTACCTAATGCGGTTGAATACCCTGGAACTGCTTTACACGTCAGATGAGCTGCCACATATACACTTTTCCCTAGAGTTAGAAAACTCTAGGGAACAAATCTATCCCTTGGGTTTTTTAGAGAAACTCTAGGGATCGGCTGCTTTCCCGTAGACTTGATCCCTTGGGCACGTTCCCTAGGGTTTACTCTAGGGAAACCTCTTCCCTAGAGTTTTTTGGATGATCCCTAGTGTATTTGGCTCTAGGGAAACCGGTGAATTCTATTAGTGAGGTTGAGATGGTCAGGAGATCGAATTAATTGCAATATATGGTTGAATTAATTGCAATGGCAATTAAgctaggaaaaaaaaccaagctAATCAATCAATCCTGTGCATGGTATGGTAGTCTTCTCCAATACAAAGATACAAGATCATGCACAGTATATTCACAATGTAAGtctgtgcatgcatgtatgcactACCAGAGCTTGTGAAGCTGCCGTGTGCCTCACCCTGTTACCGGGAGTTTTTGCTAGTACTCGGTGACTTACCGAGAGTATCACGTTGCACCAGGTAAGATTGCAAATATACCGTGTGTTAGCGATGAAAAAAACTCGGGAAGACCAAAAGTACGCCAAACCGCTCGGTAACCATGGGACCCACCGTTCCTACCGTGGCTTGgcgcggattttttttttgcttggcgGGCGGTGATTTCCGTTGGCGCGGGCAGAATCGGCGGATGGCgcgtggtgtttttttttttggcgcggGGTGTTTTTTTTGGCGCGCATGGAACAGTAAATTCTCGAGAGTTCGTGTGTAATTGCTATCGGGAACAGGCCACGGCCCACCTGTGGGCCCAAACAAGAGGCACAGCAAAACCCTACTCCTTATATAATCGATCGATTCCCGTTCCACCGTTCCTCTTTCTCCTGTCCCCATCCCCACCCCCACCGCTTCACTTCTCCCCTCTCGGTCTCTCCGTTCACGGCCGGCCGTGCGTCCCCGGCTaggccggcgagggcggcggcgcgtcccCGGTCGACGAGGGGTCGCATCCCACTCCATCTACGAGGCCCTGTACGTCCACGTCCATCCAGGCATCCACTGCGCTGACCAGTACATCCTCGTCAAGCTGTGCAGCAAGGCTCCCCAGTCCCCGATCAAGAAGCAGCTGAGCAGGGTGAGGTATTACACAGCTACATCCTCCTATCCGGCGTGGTGTGTGAGTGGTTCTTGAATCTTATGCAATGATGGTTCTTGATTCTGGGAAATAGACGTCCTTTTCTTTCTGAATCCAGAAAGAGTTCGTTGTCTGATTTATATGGACTGCATCTCAGTTGAAAATCTAGTTTATATCAACACCATGATCGCTATGAAATAAGCTGCAGTGCTGTGTAAATAAAAAAGCAAACCCTGATAACTACAAAATGATGTGGGTGAGAGTCCTTGTAGCGTCAGACTAAACGGTTTTCAAATTTTTGTACATGTCAATAGATGCATATTATTGGTTAGGCTGAGAGTTAGCCACGTCCCTACTTGTTTAGCTTGTTGCTGGATGTTGAATGGGGATGATTCGTTCCATATTTTGTGATCATCTGAACTGCTACATTGTTTGTAACCTTATATGTACATTTTATTATACCATGAACCATGTTGCTGCGGCACTGCTATGTACTGCCATTTGATCTGTTTCATATAATACTTCAAACCTTAATTTTCTAGGAATATGCGGCGCTTGAGCTTAGGCAATAGGGAGGCTTCCAATTGTTCAGATCAGGCAGTGAGTGGTGCTACCTTGCCCAGATGCAGTACAAGGTCCTCATGTTCCCAACAACCTAATCATTCTCCTAATTTGGATGAGGAGAttttggaggaggaagaaacatCTGAGGAAATCTGGTTTCGTGGTCCTACACGTGTGCCACCACAACCTACCCGAGAGGAGGACAAACCTGTGCTGACTCCAGTAGGAGACAGGTAAAAAGGCTATTTTTGTATTTTCCATTATGTTGAATATGAAGGACTGATCTCCCTGTTTGTTGATATGCACAGGCAATGGCGAGCAAATGATTATGGAGGCAACATTAGGGTCCCCAATAGCATCCTGACATTACTTCTTAAACAATGGTTCCCTGGCATTGTCACATTGAAGGGTAAAGAGGAGCCAGCATGGAGTTGGAAACATTACAGGATAGCGCCGGATACTCCAAGAAGCAATCAAATACGGCTGCCAAGCTGTCTCCATCGTGTTGAGGAAGACTTCTGGGTTTGTTTGTGAACATTTCCTTCTCTAATTTGGAGTACATCGcacattttattatatttgtatttttcctagtttagggcctgtttggataGTAAAATATCGATATGCCACAATATTTGAATACCATAGTTTTTAGTGTCAAGCAGGCCTTTAACTTTTCATAGCTGCAGCTTTACTTCAGGTGGGCAGAGGGAAAAGAACAAGAAGCTAGAAAGGTTGTCCACAATTGTGTCAAGGGCCTTGTTGATCGCTTGTTTTATGAAACTCGCATCCTAGCTGTGCTTAATTACCAAAGGAAAATCCTGAAGGTGAACACTTCCAGAGAAATCGCATGCAGAACTTATCTTACAGAGAGCGAGTACCTAAAGGTGATATGATTGaacatttataatttattgttgtTTGCTAAATAGATTAGTAATTAATGAATATGTCTGTGCTTCTCCTATAGGTAGAACCATGGTGGTTCCTGAATTCAGAAAATGCATGGCGGGAGTTGATACGATTGCGGTGGTGTAATCCAAAATGGCAGGCTGTCTCACGTGCTCATAGGATACGGAGGGAGAAAATGAAAGGGCCATCTCACCGCCAAGGCAGTGCTAACTTGAGCCGTTACCAAAAAAATTTGGTATGTGCATCTCTGTTTAAACATGTAGGAGATTCTGGCCAAAGAAAATCTGACATAATTTATATTCTATGTCATataggagaagaagaaaaagcgGCCAGTTGCTCCACTAGAGGCCTACACAGAAGGAAGGAGGGAAAATCGAGAGGATGGACAATTCAGCTGTGACCCGCGTGTAGCTGAGAAGCTTGTAAGTGCTAAATATTTTGTGGTGCAAATCAGATAGTGTCTTTTACTTATCATGATTATGTGTTGTCAGTAATGGTTGTCAAAACACTTATGCATGAATAGCTAGCAATGAGCCCCAAAAATGGTGATACACTTGGAAATTTTGCAAAGCATGTTGCTATTATATTGGAATAAGTGGAGGAACTTGCAAATGTTGTGCTGATGCATATATATGAGTATTTTATATCGTGTATCATCTATGCAAGTTGAGCAGGAGTGATGATGAATCATAGACGTAGTTCATCATTTTTTACATTAGAACTAATTTAAGATATGATCTGATTGCAACAGGAGGCCTATGCTGCAGCTTATGTTCAGTTGCATGGGCCAGAAAATGATTGGCGCACTTCTCCCATTGATCCTGTCGCTGTGCACATGGCTGGTGGTGGAAAGAAACATGGCCGTTTCATGATTGGTGATGGACTCATTGACTCATCAGCAGTGTTTGGTGACAATTCGCGTGATGATCAACGCCCTCGCAGAAGATTGAGGACAGATCATGACAACACAAACCAGGTTGAAGACCTTCTGCGGCAACTACAAGAGGAGCGCGAGGCAAGGGAGCGAGAGCGTgaagagagggagcgtgagaaggagagggagcggcAGGAGAAGGAGCAGGAGAAGGAGCGTGAGCGTGAAGAGAGGGCGCGAGAGAAGGAGCAGGAGCgtaaggagagggaggaagagcgCAAGGAGAGGGAGTTGGAAAAGATAGCCTCTCAACAGAAATCAGCATTCTTTGAAGCTGCTTTAAGGGTAAGTGGTATAACTTTACTTGGTCAAGTTGAATTTGTTTGCTATTGCTTATAAGACACAGCTAGTAGTGTTTTTATCAttatagaatttgaattttgggTTGGTCGCACTCACTAGTGTACATGTGAAATGGATTGCAGGTGATACAAAGTAAGCTGAACATAGACTTGTCAGCTTCAGGCACACCTCCCTTACCTGTCATGTTGACTCACCTAGTAAGTATTTGATACATGGTAGTCTGTAATATCTTTTGCATGAGTAATTATTTCCCATTTAACTTATGAGAGGACTAATATTAAATCATTTGGTTTGAAATATAAAACAGGCTTCGTCTGGACCTGTGGCTTCGAATGGAAACTCAGGCCCCAACCATGTTGGGGTTGGTGCTGCATCTGGTGCAATTGTCAACTTTTAGCATGACAGCGGACTAGTTGTACATTCCTAAAACTATGGATatattttgtaactaaactGACCTAGATGGTCATGGCCATGAACTTGGATAGCTGTTGGTTGTGGTTGTCTCACTAAGTAGTCTTTTGTTAATTATGTAGGTTTACCTGAACTTTAGGCCACATGGAACTCTAGTAGATGTTCGCTGTGTCTGTTGCCTTAGGTTGGCTGCCTGTTGCCTTTTGGTCATATATGTTGCCATGTTGGCATGCGCTGGAACTTGTGAACTGGAAGTTCGGTTCTTTTGGTCATATATGTTGGCATGCACTGGAACTTGTGAACTGGAAGTTCCATACTTTGGTCATCTATATTTGCATGCACTGGAACTTGTGAATTGTAAGTTATGTTCGTTTGGCTAATGGTTACATCAAACACCGATTAGTGTACCGTCGAATTCCGCCTAAGCAAAAATTGGTGATCATGCATTGCGTAAGCTCATGTCATTAATAATTAGATCCAACATACAAATCATACCCATTGACTGGTACCTGCCAGTGCGAGGTCAAAAAGGATGGTAAAAATTCCCTTCAAAATAGGCtcaaagtttgaagaaaattttgagtaaatttaaagaataaataaattttgcTTACCAAATGCACTTCTCTAGTTCATATATTACACTACTACGAAGTGTTTTTTATGGCCAATTTGTGTTATCTCCATCGGATcccttcgccgccgtggccaccgTCACCCTTAGAGTTTACGATTCCGAGATTTTCTCATGTAAATTTCAGGAAATACACGGAatacatcatttttatttttcaaaaatttgtaTCCAATAGGTTCAATAAATATCAtactatttaaaatattttatttgatttttttccatttttatcaatataaatttgaatttggatgaaactcatcGAAATCTTTGACGGCTTTTACTTTCAAGCCTCATCGAAACCTCAAAATTTTGTGGAATTCGACCGGTTTTCGTTGTGGCTGCTGAACGCTGGAGGGTTAAGGGCGGAATTGAATGGAGAAAATTCAATCCATATCACTGAAAAAGGATCGGAaccaaaaaatagcacaaaAAATTCCACCTTTAGACTAGAACCACATGCCactagtttttcttttgttcgtAGCACTCCCGTCATATTTGCCCTTACTCCTCTCCATAGAGCATTGTATTCCACCGGCCCGTCTACCTTGGCCTTCGCCGGCGGGAGTTCTCTGCTAGCCACTAGTTTTCCTATGCTATGGATCATATTTTCTCAATTAAATGAGGGTTAAGGGAGAATATGCTTGGGTTGTGATCTatattcatttgcacttaataaaggccagcttctgccggaGCGAAGCGGAGGCCCGTAGATGCCGGAGGCTGGGCCGGAGCGAAGCGgaggctgaagctggcccattgggtTGTCCACCTGCGGACGCCcaggggtgcgggggcggagcccccgaggtacggatcgtcatcccttttaggcGGTGTTTTTTAGTATCCGCTAGTAAAAATTGCGTGTGTTCATTAAATGATTTTTCATTAGTGTTAAAGAGCcaaagtttattatttttcaaatatatgggaatatttttttaagtatacatcTTAACAAAAGTTTCAGACCAAGCTTGAAAATTGAATGAATTTTGTCTATATTATACAAGAAATAAATCCTAGTGGATTAAATCGGGCTGGGgtcgtcatcatcatctggAGGAAAAAAGCACCAAGTACTATTAGTATCGCTGCCCACATATCAGAAACCACGCGCCCAAAAATATGGCGGGCTAGGGTTGTCGTCCCCCCAAAAAAATCGCGGGCTAGGTTACTCCTCTCATCCGCATCGGCATGCCTCCCCTCCGGCCTCCATAGACCCacctgccgcgccgccaccaccgccgccgcccctccacagccgccgccgccgctgctgcctccccgccacagccgccgccgccgccgggctacCGCAGCAAGGCCGTCGcaccacagccgccgccgccggtggccaccGCCACACGTCTGTCGCGCCGCGCCCCGTCTGGTTGAAGGTTGCCGTGGGAGCCGCGCATCTCCATCGACCTAGCGTCACGCCTCACTGCCTCCCTCGACGCGCCGGCTCCGCCAGGGCATCAACAGGCATAGGCGAGGATTGCCTGCTCATCGAACAGTCCTGTCCTCAGATTCATTCTCCTCAGGTTCCTCTTTCACCCTTCAAGTTAAATTGTTTTCGATTTGGGATCAGTTCAAGTTATCATCTTTTCGATTTGGGATCAGTTCTAGCATGGGTTAGGTATGTTTCGGCTGTACTTGGGGGATCTCAATTGTCAAAACAAATTGGAAAACAAAAATtggaacaatatatatatatatatatatatatatatatatatatatatatatatatatatatatatatatatatatatatatatatatatgcacatcaaACTGCTGCAAATTCCACATCTGAAAACCTGAGTTTCAGCTTATCTGTCAGGTGATGCTCGATGTATTATTTCTAAGTCATCAAAAGTAAAATTGAGACAATATTGAAGTAAAAGAATAGTATTGCAGTAAAATAACAGCCATGCATTTCCTAACAAAAAAATCGTTCTGCCACTTTGTCATAACCAGGTACAATGCTAGTTGATCGTAATTGGATGTACAAGGGCCGTCGAAACCGCGGCGATGTTACTGCTGAATGGATTTTGAAGACTACAGAATTTCTTGACATGGCATTCAGTCGGGACACACGCTGTGCTGATGTATTGTGCCCTTGTAACTACTGCAACAACACACGTCCCCAAACAAGAGATGTGATGATGAAACACCTTTGCAAGTATGGTTTCAGGCCTGAATATACTGTGTGGGTGTATCATGGTGAGACACACCCTACACGTGAAGAGGTGGTATGTGAAAGcactgaagatgaagataggGTTGTGGACATCAATCGGATGGATGATATGGTGGATGATATCCGAGATGCTTATGTCTCAGTTGAGGAGGAAGATCCAGAGCCCACAGCGCAAGCTTTCTTTGAAATGTTGTCTGCAGCGACTAAACCTCTCCATGAACATACACAGGTATCACAACTTGATGCTACCACACGACTACTAGCAGTGAAGTCTCAGTATGCTATATCAATTGCTGGATTTGATGCACTTTTGAATGTGGTCTGTGCTCTCCTCCCCCAAGGGCATAAGCTACCACCCAACTTGTATGAGGCAAAGAAATTCCTTAGTGCTTTGAATATGCCGTATGAAAAGATAGATGCATGCCCTAAAAATTGTATGCTCTTTAGGAAGGAGAATGAACATAAGACACACTGTGATAAGTGTGGAGAGAGTAGGTATGTGGAGGTCGAAAACAGTAAGGGCCAGAAGAGACAATTAACTGTTGCAAGAAAGGTACTTCGTTATCTTCCAATCATCCCAAGACTTCAGCGGCTATACATGTCAGAATCTCAGGCCAAGCAAATGACATGGCACAAAACTGGTCATCGATACCATCCTGACAAGATTGTACATCCAGCTGACGGTGAAGCCTGGAAGAAGTTTGATAGACTTTCCAGCCTTTGCTATGGAAATGCGCAATGTTAGAGTAGCAATAGCCACAGACGGGTTCTGTCCATTTGGTATGGGTGCCTCTTCATACACTTGCTGGCCTATGTTTGTCATTCCTCTGAACCTTCCACCTGGTATTTGCATGCGGCAGCACAACATGTTCCTTAGTTTGATAATTCCTGGGCCGAACTATCCTGGTAAAGATATTAGTGTATTCATGGAGCCCTTAGTTGATGAACTCATACATGCTTGGCAGCAAGGTGTGTTGACATATGATCGTGCCACCAAGACAAATTTTATTATGCGAGTCTCCTTCCTTTATTCTATCCATGACCTTCCAGCCTATGGCATATTCCGTGGTTGGTGTGTGCACGGGAAGATGTCATGTCCAATCTGTATGGAGGTGCTCCAAGGAAAAAGGTTGAAATATGGGGGTAAGTACTCATTTTTTGATTGTCATCGCCAGTTTCTTCCAAGTGATCACAGTTTTAGAACTGATTCAAACTCTTTTATGGCAAACACTACTGTTAGTACTGAGCCACCTCGTCGTCTCTCGGGTGGAGAGATAAAAGCTCAGTTAGATAGCCTTGTCCTTGCTCCTAATGGAAATGGTTTTGTAGACTATGGCAAAAGTCACAATTGGACACATAGGTCTAGTTTGTGGAGACTCCCTTACTTTCATATGCTAGTACTTCCTCATAATATCGATGTCATGCACAATGAGAAGAATGTTGCTGAGGCAATATTCAATACTTGCTTTGACATCCCAGACAAGACGAAGGACAATGTCAAGGCTCGCCTTGACCAAGCTGCACTTTGTAACCGCCCTGAGTTGAACCTTGTCCAAAAACAACCATCTGGTCAATGGGTAAAACCAAGAGCGGATTTTTGCTTGAACAGAACTCAGAAGAAAGAAATATTGGAATGGTTTCGAACATTGAAATTTCCTGATGGGTACGGGTCGAACTTAAGGAGAGGAGtaaatttgaaaaacatgcggATTAATGGGTTAAAAAGCCACGATTACCACATAATGATGGAACGTCTCTTCCCAATGATGTTTCGTGGCTACTTGCCAACACATGTGTGGGAAGTGCTAGCAGAGGTGAGCTTCTTTTATCGCAAACTTTGTGCAAAACAGTTTGATCCCATAGAGATGGAAAACATGGAGAGTCAAATAGTTGTTTTGGTTtgcaaattagaaaaaatcttTCCACCTGGATTTTTCAATCCAATGCAACACTTGATGATTCACTTACCATATGAAGCTAGGATGGGTGGACCTGTACAATTCAGATGGAACTACCCTGTTGAAAGAGGCCAAAAGTATCTTAAGAGCAAAGTTAGAAACCGAGCTCGTGTTGAAGCATCCATAGCAGAGGCTTACATACTAGATGAAATCTCAAATTTCACATCTATATATTTTGCTGATCAAGTGCGGACAATTCATAATCCTGTCCCTCGATACAATGTGGCTCAGTCCACTGATTGTTCCCTTAGTCTCTTCTCTATTAAGGGAGATTCTACTAGCCGAGGAGTCCCTAGACACTTAACTGGTGAAGAGTGGGATGCTACCATGTTGTACGTGCTTACAAATCTTACTGAAGTGGATGACTACATTAGGTATGAAGTTTATATGGGTTGCATCTTGTTCATAGCTGCATGTAATTTTACCTTCTGCTTGTCTTTTTACCTTGCAGGAAGTTTATAGATGAGGAGTGGACTTCACGAGGTGTTCCAACTAGGCAACAGCAGGAGAACATCTTACAGAAT is a genomic window of Oryza glaberrima chromosome 7, OglaRS2, whole genome shotgun sequence containing:
- the LOC127778888 gene encoding uncharacterized protein LOC127778888, which codes for MRRLSLGNREASNCSDQAVSGATLPRCSTRSSCSQQPNHSPNLDEEILEEEETSEEIWFRGPTRVPPQPTREEDKPVLTPVGDRQWRANDYGGNIRVPNSILTLLLKQWFPGIVTLKGKEEPAWSWKHYRIAPDTPRSNQIRLPSCLHRVEEDFWLYFRWAEGKEQEARKVVHNCVKGLVDRLFYETRILAVLNYQRKILKVNTSREIACRTYLTESEYLKVEPWWFLNSENAWRELIRLRWCNPKWQAVSRAHRIRREKMKGPSHRQGSANLSRYQKNLEKKKKRPVAPLEAYTEGRRENREDGQFSCDPRVAEKLEAYAAAYVQLHGPENDWRTSPIDPVAVHMAGGGKKHGRFMIGDGLIDSSAVFGDNSRDDQRPRRRLRTDHDNTNQVEDLLRQLQEEREAREREREEREREKERERQEKEQEKEREREERAREKEQERKEREEERKERELEKIASQQKSAFFEAALRVIQSKLNIDLSASGTPPLPVMLTHLASSGPVASNGNSGPNHVGVGAASGAIVNF
- the LOC127780438 gene encoding uncharacterized protein LOC127780438 isoform X1, whose amino-acid sequence is MEMRNVRVAIATDGFCPFGMGASSYTCWPMFVIPLNLPPGICMRQHNMFLSLIIPGPNYPGKDISVFMEPLVDELIHAWQQGVLTYDRATKTNFIMRVSFLYSIHDLPAYGIFRGWCVHGKMSCPICMEVLQGKRLKYGGKYSFFDCHRQFLPSDHSFRTDSNSFMANTTVSTEPPRRLSGGEIKAQLDSLVLAPNGNGFVDYGKSHNWTHRSSLWRLPYFHMLVLPHNIDVMHNEKNVAEAIFNTCFDIPDKTKDNVKARLDQAALCNRPELNLVQKQPSGQWVKPRADFCLNRTQKKEILEWFRTLKFPDGYGSNLRRGVNLKNMRINGLKSHDYHIMMERLFPMMFRGYLPTHVWEVLAEVSFFYRKLCAKQFDPIEMENMESQIVVLVCKLEKIFPPGFFNPMQHLMIHLPYEARMGGPVQFRWNYPVERGQKYLKSKVRNRARVEASIAEAYILDEISNFTSIYFADQVRTIHNPVPRYNVAQSTDCSLSLFSIKGDSTSRGVPRHLTGEEWDATMLYVLTNLTEVDDYIRKFIDEEWTSRGVPTRQQQENILQNGAGRDHPNFVSWFCKKSMMDETLSDDLKQIARGCHTRVLLYNIYDVNGYRFRTHKYEQERPNATTINSGLVTIGQGENGEMTEYYGYIKEIIEISFDGTKPLTLVLFTCHWFDLSQVRYSPRYGLVEVSHASILPKFEPFVIAHQATQVYYMPYPCKSVQDLTNWWVVYKVQPIGRLEVPTDQDYDFVPNTDVVHYFQEDGLLGSFVIDLGLNFDNNSEEATSSRDTEDICNGKDLELLNGSSIQDVNYDDDESYYADSSNEDDEYPTNRDILYDEYF